GGATCACAGCCTGCAACAACTTTCCGCCGTCCTCCAGGCAGCCCATCAGGAAATCAGTGAGCTCATTCACACATTCCACCAATGCTTCATATTCACTCAGGTAATTGGCAGATATGCTCACCAACCTGGGATTCTGTTCATCAGCATATCGCGGCAATTCAGTACTCCTGAATGGCTCTTCTTCGTATTTCAGCAAAAAATTCTGCGTTACATTTTCGGCTATTTGTTGTAGTGAGAGACCGGGGTTCGATTCCATCAGTGAGAACAATTTCGCATAATGCACACCGTACCATGTCATCGTTGTTTGTGGTGCGATGTAAAGGTCTACCTCATTTTTGAGACAGTATCCTGTTTCCAGCATTTGTGTATAGCAACTAACGGCCAGCAATACCTCCACTTTTCCGATACTCTGCCGGATCATATCTGCCAGTTGCTCCGCACTCAACATACGGATGCTGCCATCGCCGTGTTTTTCCGCAAAGAAACCCAGACCTGCCCCATGTCCGTTCAGGATCAGTAAATGCCGGCGCCCAGGATGATGGTGCAGGTCAGGCCCGATATAAAGACGGAAGAACTGAATGAAAGTCTGTGGGTCATTCAATTGCGCAGGATAACTGGCTACCTGTTCAAGCCGCTGAAAGTTATTGTGAAATATCAATTCCTTCACCTGAATCGTTCCTTCATGCAGTAAATAATAAAAAATGACATACCTTAAACTCCCGGTCAGCTCTTGCTGCAGGATGGATTGTTCCAATTCATCGTACACATGATCATGTACCCCGTCATGAATAACTATTATCGTAACAGTCCAGGTGCAATTATTATCGGCCATATACCATCTGATTACTGCTGTCAGAAAGAGAGATAAAACCTTACTCCTTTTGCTGCTCATTGCCTGCCAGGCGGCAGGACAGGAAACTGCTTTTGTTCCCCTTACCAGGCTCTCGGTAGACAATGGTCTCTCGAATTCCAATATACGAAAAATAGTACAGGACAAATATGGCTTCCTCTGGATCTCGACTCAGGACGGCCTCAACCGCTTTGAAGGAAAACAGATGGAAGTACTCAGCGCCGGCAATAAACATTTGCAAAGAAGTTTGCCGGGACAGGACATCTATGATATTGCACTGGATCAATCCGGCGATTATCTCTGGGCGCTCGTTCCCTATGCCGGCCTCTCCAAAATTGATATCCGCACAGTAAGAATAGTAAAGAACTATCTCAATACTCACGGCACCAGGCAACCGAATTATTGGTATAAATGCCTGGCGCAGCATCAGAACAAACTCTTTATCGGCACCAATGAAGGCCTGATCATCGGATTCGATAAGAACAAAGAAGAGGAATTGTTCCGCCTTCAAACCAAAGACCTCTTTGGAATAGATTACCAGGTGGATAAACTGGCCTGTACATCTGATGGCCGCTTATATATCTTCCTCTCCGGCAAAGGCATCCTGGTGTATGATCCGGAAAAGAAACGCCTGATAGAGCATATCAGTCCCAAAGATCTTTACCTTGACGGCTATGCATTTCAGTTCACCGATGTAACCGAGAACGCCGGCGTATTCTGGATCACTACCACTATGGGGCTTCGTTGCCTGGCATCACATAATAATCAGGTACTTTATCCACGTAAACTGCAGACCACCCCTTCGCTCTGGTTCCTAAACAAATCACTCAGCACCATTTCCGTTTACAATGGCCAGGTCCTGTACAGTGGTTGGAACGGACTATTCCAGACAGATACAGAATTGAACAATCCGGTACAGATCCAGCCCACGCGCAATTACGACAACCACGATTTTTTCGAGATGGCCAATTGCATTTTTCAACAGGGCCAGGTAGTATGGGTAGGATCGCCTTATGGACTGGCCTGGATCAAGAACAGATTCTCCCCTTTCATGGCACTCACCAATTCTCTCAATGGTAATGGCAACCGGATCAAGCATTCCATGAGCCTGCTTCCTGTTACGGATTCCGTGATCGCAGTTTGTGCCGATGATGCATTGTACTTTGCCAATCACCAGACCGGCACCATCAACAAGTTTGCGTTGCCGGACTTCTACCTCACCGCATTTAAAGCTCCCGGTGGACTGTTCATCGCTTCGGGAGATAATGGCTTCAAATTGTTCAATGCAGCGCAACAGCCTCTGTCGCTGGAAAAATATTTCCCTGAATTATTGCCTGTTAGTCAGGACCTTCTGGTGAGCGCCGCGGCATATACAGATTCTCTCATATTCATGGCCAGTCAGAATCAGCATGGACTGTATAAATGGAATCATCAAACCCGGACTGTTACCACCATCACAGACAGCAGTGCAGGTCCCAGACTGGAAAGCCACGTCATCAACCGTCTGTACGTAGACAGCCGTAAAAGGCTCTGGATCCTCTGTGATAACGTGATCTCACTCTATGATATCCGCAACAACAGCATGCAGCATTTCACGCTCAGGGAACCCGGTCAGCAAAAGCCGATGAGCGTACTCATGGATATCTGTGAAGCTGACAATTCCATCTGGCTGGCGGTTTATGGTGTTGGTATTGTGAACCTGAATCACGATATGAGTGTAAAGAATATTTACGCACTGCAACACGGCATCAATGACCTGGGACTCTATAAGATCATGAAACTCTCAGACAGTTCATTGATTGCATCAAGCAATAATGGTATAACGGTATTAAATACCCGAAATGGGAAGGCTACCAACTATTTTGAGGAAGATGGATTGCAGTCGAGCAGTTTCGAAGAGACCAGTGGTTGCATTTCCGGTAATTATCTTTT
This portion of the Pseudobacter ginsenosidimutans genome encodes:
- a CDS encoding sensor histidine kinase, whose translation is MLLIACQAAGQETAFVPLTRLSVDNGLSNSNIRKIVQDKYGFLWISTQDGLNRFEGKQMEVLSAGNKHLQRSLPGQDIYDIALDQSGDYLWALVPYAGLSKIDIRTVRIVKNYLNTHGTRQPNYWYKCLAQHQNKLFIGTNEGLIIGFDKNKEEELFRLQTKDLFGIDYQVDKLACTSDGRLYIFLSGKGILVYDPEKKRLIEHISPKDLYLDGYAFQFTDVTENAGVFWITTTMGLRCLASHNNQVLYPRKLQTTPSLWFLNKSLSTISVYNGQVLYSGWNGLFQTDTELNNPVQIQPTRNYDNHDFFEMANCIFQQGQVVWVGSPYGLAWIKNRFSPFMALTNSLNGNGNRIKHSMSLLPVTDSVIAVCADDALYFANHQTGTINKFALPDFYLTAFKAPGGLFIASGDNGFKLFNAAQQPLSLEKYFPELLPVSQDLLVSAAAYTDSLIFMASQNQHGLYKWNHQTRTVTTITDSSAGPRLESHVINRLYVDSRKRLWILCDNVISLYDIRNNSMQHFTLREPGQQKPMSVLMDICEADNSIWLAVYGVGIVNLNHDMSVKNIYALQHGINDLGLYKIMKLSDSSLIASSNNGITVLNTRNGKATNYFEEDGLQSSSFEETSGCISGNYLFLGGFNGFTRIDPKKFLTNSKPPALYFANANIRMPEADTDSLNIFMESLTVPSDASQVTIGFSAVNYTGPEKVRYQYKLLPVSNQWESSGHEPFLNLVGIGPGSYTLLVRASNEDGVWSEPIRMTLHFQPKWFQTWWFTVLCIAVALGIILLLVRMRLHQLSREEAIRRKLSNDLHDDLGSTLNSVKVHANLAMMDPGNTTYLQRIKEGTQQAIVSTRDLIWVLDDKKDTVDHLISRVMQFAEPLCDAQGITLTRNISTDAWSHKLGKEEKRNLYMILKESINNSVKYAHCRNILLEILKEGKRLHISVSDDGSGFNQDTVTPGNGTTNIYSRAKDAGYQAMIRTSPGKGTTVQLTAT